The following proteins are encoded in a genomic region of Glycine max cultivar Williams 82 chromosome 18, Glycine_max_v4.0, whole genome shotgun sequence:
- the LOC100794047 gene encoding transcription factor MYB16, whose translation MGRSPCCDKVGLKKGPWTPEEDQKLLAYIEEHGHGSWRALPAKAGLQRCGKSCRLRWTNYLRPDIKRGKFSMQEEQTIIQLHALLGNRWSAIATHLPKRTDNEIKNYWNTHLKKRLDKMGIDPVTHKPKNDALVSTEGPSKSAANLSHMAQWESARLEAEARLVRESKLRSSSHSSSSLHHTLIGTSAVSSSSSSAPMIPPSSLSLDHAWNNGSSISTTVNATRVSDLESPTSTLSENNAPPINITSVIEFVGSSERGTVKEEGEQEWNKLGYHESFTHLGEYKDGKENSMPFTSSLHELTMTMATTWGSSTSGAHAHAHAHVAEEGCFTNLLLNANSGARSLSPQDGGESNNCHDNARNSGSGSSNADLYEENKNYWNNILNLMNYSSPSDSPMF comes from the exons ATGGGAAGATCACCATGCTGTGACAAGGTGGGTTTGAAGAAGGGACCATGGACGCCAGAGGAAGATCAGAAGCTCTTGGCTTATATTGAAGAACATGGCCATGGAAGCTGGCGTGCTTTGCCAGCAAAAGCTG GACTTCAGAGGTGTGGCAAAAGCTGCAGATTGAGATGGACTAATTATCTAAGGCCTGATATTAAGAGGGGGAAATTCAGTATGCAAGAAGAACAAACCATCATTCAACTTCATGCTCTCTTAGGGAACAG GTGGTCTGCAATAGCCACACATTTACCAAAGAGGACAGATAACGAGATCAAGAACTACTGGAACACTCATCTTAAGAAAAGGTTAGACAAAATGGGCATTGACCCTGTGACCCACAAGCCCAAGAACGATGCCCTTGTCTCCACCGAAGGCCCTTCCAAGAGTGCTGCTAACCTCAGCCACATGGCTCAGTGGGAGAGTGCCAGGCTCGAAGCAGAAGCAAGACTGGTCAGAGAATCAAAACTACGTAGTTCTTCacactcatcatcatcattgcaCCACACCCTAATTGGTACCTCTGCagtatcatcatcatcttcttcagcTCCAATGATACCCCCATCATCACTTTCTCTTGATCATGCATGGAACAATGGTAGTAGCATTAGTACTACTGTTAATGCAACTAGGGTTAGTGACCTTGAGTCCCCAACATCTACCTTGTCTGAGAATAATGCACCACCAATTAATATTACTAGTGTTATTGAGTTTGTGGGTTCTTCAGAGAGAGGGACGGTGAAGGAAGAGGGAGAGCAAGAGTGGAACAAATTAGGTTATCATGAAAGCTTCACCCATTTGGGAGAATACAAAGATGGCAAGGAGAATTCAATGCCTTTCACGTCTAGTCTGCATGAGTTGACAATGACCATGGCAACCACGTGGGGTTCTAGCACTAGTggtgcacatgcacatgcacatgcacatgttGCTGAGGAGGGTTGTTTCACCAATCTTTTGCTGAATGCTAACTCCGGTGCCCGGAGTTTGTCGCCACAGGACGGTGGAGAGTCTAATAATTGTCACGATAATGCTCGTAACAGTGGCAGTGGTAGTAGCAATGCTGACTTATATGAAGAAAACAAGAATTATTGGAACAACATTCTTAATTTGATGAATTATTCTTCCCCTTCGGATTCACCCATGTTTTGA